A genomic region of Candidatus Aminicenantes bacterium contains the following coding sequences:
- a CDS encoding YfiR family protein codes for MRRRSLALRLATGLVLSGCLAGGAFGQAVGNPPSSEYDVKAVFLYHFTRYVAWPEDAPAEAVSIVVFGESEITAPLLEIAKKKTVGPKPLLVRQCLDPTQIGRPQILFIAKSETARLAQILKETEGKDVLTVGEAAGLAREQGVAVNFVLREEAVKFEISEKAVSKTRLKIGSQLLKLAILVDAREGKIRP; via the coding sequence GTGAGGAGACGATCGCTCGCCCTCCGCCTCGCGACCGGCCTCGTCTTGTCCGGATGCCTCGCCGGCGGCGCTTTTGGTCAGGCCGTCGGCAACCCGCCCTCTTCCGAATACGACGTCAAAGCGGTCTTTCTCTACCATTTCACCCGGTACGTCGCATGGCCGGAGGACGCGCCCGCCGAGGCCGTCTCAATCGTCGTCTTCGGCGAGAGCGAAATCACGGCTCCGTTGCTGGAGATCGCCAAGAAAAAGACCGTCGGCCCGAAGCCGCTTCTCGTCCGGCAATGCCTCGATCCGACCCAGATAGGCCGCCCCCAGATCCTGTTCATCGCCAAATCCGAGACCGCCCGGCTGGCCCAGATTCTGAAAGAGACGGAAGGGAAGGATGTCCTCACCGTCGGCGAGGCGGCCGGTCTGGCTCGGGAGCAGGGCGTCGCCGTCAACTTCGTGCTGCGGGAAGAAGCCGTCAAGTTCGAGATCAGCGAAAAAGCCGTGAGCAAAACCCGGCTGAAGATCGGGTCGCAGCTCTTGAAGCTGGCCATCCTCGTCGACGCCCGGGAAGGGAAGATCCGGCCATGA